In the Candidatus Neomarinimicrobiota bacterium genome, one interval contains:
- the uppP gene encoding undecaprenyl-diphosphatase UppP yields the protein MSPLSAAILAIIQGLTEFLPVSSSGHLVLGEALLGSHSFGNSIAFELVVHLGTFLAVLVVFWKDIVHLVQVFFVRLLKPGSWSTEYQNNDDFKTAVLMLIAMLPAGVVGLLLRDQISELFSQPFMVSFALLFTGSMLLSTKYFKKSDKQIDFKKALLIGFAQALALVPGISRSGSTISMALGLGVKQEQAARFSFIMVLPLIIAATVLEFLDLLKVGISSDEVSILLIGLVISFVVGIFSLKWLLQLLKSGKFHYFAWYCFTIAVIGLFFF from the coding sequence ATGAGTCCCCTGAGCGCAGCAATCCTTGCCATCATACAAGGTCTAACCGAATTTCTCCCAGTTTCAAGTTCTGGTCACCTGGTTCTAGGTGAAGCCCTCTTGGGTTCCCATTCCTTTGGAAATAGTATCGCTTTTGAACTGGTTGTGCACCTCGGTACTTTTCTGGCGGTCCTGGTCGTCTTCTGGAAAGATATTGTGCATCTGGTCCAAGTGTTTTTTGTGCGTCTGCTTAAACCAGGTAGTTGGTCCACAGAGTATCAGAACAATGATGATTTCAAGACCGCTGTACTTATGCTCATTGCCATGCTACCAGCCGGTGTAGTTGGTCTCTTATTACGGGATCAGATCAGCGAATTATTCTCACAACCCTTCATGGTCAGTTTTGCGCTTTTATTTACTGGCTCAATGCTGCTATCAACCAAGTATTTTAAGAAGTCAGACAAGCAAATTGATTTTAAAAAAGCCCTGCTTATCGGGTTTGCTCAAGCTCTGGCGCTCGTCCCGGGCATCTCACGCTCAGGATCAACTATTTCCATGGCTCTTGGACTCGGGGTTAAGCAGGAGCAGGCTGCAAGATTCAGTTTTATCATGGTACTACCACTCATCATCGCAGCTACAGTCCTAGAGTTCCTTGATCTGTTGAAAGTCGGCATATCATCAGATGAAGTTTCAATTTTGCTCATTGGATTGGTCATATCATTTGTGGTTGGAATATTTAGCCTGAAGTGGCTGCTTCAATTGTTAAAGAGCGGCAAGTTTCATTATTTTGCCTGGTATTGTTTCACCATTGCAGTAATAGGATTGTTTTTCTTTTAA
- a CDS encoding tetratricopeptide repeat protein, translating into MKAFRIMRKRTMGRIVTIIVFMLISSLFGDDSPKTYDTRAIDAFMDGIDLEAAGKYDQAIMAYKRAISYDPRAVDIHFSLAKLYLQTKQKELAHASLLNVIKYDPRNLEALELLGEISQLNKEHDLALGYFERILDIEYNNDYAILQSAQIYHVLGDSIREAEFLIRLWELDTDRIAALQRAESIFLAANDYGKITELYSKLIKRMPTKTDLVGRQIRLFLGMNQFFEAEALMDSLIDVAPYSMDLQSMKTDLVKVMHGEMAAIDYLTDVVDEYPDAWELKLKLSQLLIDAGESTTARSLLSEIIEIKPELANAVSMLVWTYLDVDDVQQAREVLANYLPAFPEDFFLHRLMGSIMHDIAVTYGDSVNYQAALDAQRAALKLRPGDQQTLHLIANTLELFGRREEVLQTYLQLIEINPEDDLALNNYAYLITEGEVGEDTLRHAAEFVERALVLQPDNAPYLDTAGWIYFKLGHVQLAREFIDRSLTINPDNAEVLMHMGDVLEYLGKSNEAYIYYMRADKLK; encoded by the coding sequence TTGAAAGCCTTTAGAATTATGCGAAAACGGACCATGGGCAGAATCGTAACGATAATCGTATTTATGCTGATTTCATCTCTCTTCGGTGATGATTCTCCCAAGACCTATGATACTCGTGCCATTGATGCCTTCATGGACGGAATTGATCTGGAAGCTGCTGGAAAATATGATCAGGCTATCATGGCATATAAAAGAGCCATCAGCTATGATCCCAGAGCGGTTGATATTCATTTTTCACTGGCCAAGCTTTATCTCCAGACCAAACAGAAGGAATTAGCCCATGCCTCTCTACTTAACGTAATTAAATATGATCCTCGAAATCTTGAAGCCCTGGAATTATTGGGGGAGATATCCCAGCTGAACAAGGAGCATGATCTGGCACTGGGTTACTTTGAACGTATCCTCGACATTGAGTACAACAATGATTATGCAATTCTTCAATCAGCTCAGATTTATCATGTGCTAGGTGATTCCATCCGTGAGGCAGAATTTCTCATCCGCCTCTGGGAATTGGATACGGATCGTATTGCTGCCTTGCAACGAGCCGAATCCATTTTCCTTGCGGCTAATGACTATGGCAAAATCACTGAGTTATACAGCAAACTGATAAAACGGATGCCGACAAAAACGGATCTGGTGGGTCGACAAATCAGATTATTCCTGGGTATGAATCAATTCTTTGAGGCTGAAGCCCTCATGGATTCGCTCATAGACGTCGCTCCCTATTCAATGGACCTGCAAAGCATGAAAACCGATTTGGTTAAGGTCATGCATGGTGAAATGGCAGCCATTGATTATCTCACCGATGTCGTAGATGAGTATCCTGACGCCTGGGAATTGAAATTGAAACTGAGCCAACTATTAATCGATGCAGGGGAGTCTACAACTGCTCGTTCACTGCTTTCCGAAATTATTGAAATCAAACCTGAATTGGCAAATGCAGTGTCCATGTTGGTATGGACCTATCTGGATGTGGATGATGTTCAACAAGCTCGTGAAGTTTTGGCCAATTACCTCCCGGCTTTTCCAGAAGATTTCTTTTTGCACCGACTTATGGGAAGCATCATGCATGACATAGCAGTAACTTATGGTGATTCTGTAAACTACCAGGCTGCCCTCGATGCACAGAGAGCTGCGTTAAAGCTTAGACCTGGCGATCAGCAAACCCTCCACTTAATTGCCAATACACTTGAGCTTTTCGGTCGTCGAGAAGAGGTGCTCCAGACCTATCTTCAACTGATCGAAATCAATCCGGAGGATGATCTAGCCCTGAACAATTATGCATATTTGATAACAGAGGGGGAGGTCGGTGAAGACACCTTGAGGCATGCTGCTGAATTTGTCGAACGGGCACTCGTGCTCCAACCCGATAATGCTCCCTACCTGGATACAGCAGGCTGGATCTATTTTAAACTGGGCCACGTTCAACTTGCCCGCGAATTCATTGATCGGTCCCTCACCATCAACCCTGACAATGCAGAGGTTTTAATGCATATGGGAGACGTTTTAGAGTATCTTGGAAAGTCGAATGAGGCTTATATCTACTATATGCGTGCCGATAAGCTAAAATGA
- a CDS encoding sigma-70 family RNA polymerase sigma factor, translated as MSEKPIKTDEQLIAEFQAGNENAFVELVDRYKDRLVNFVYRFLHDMTDAEDMVQETFLKVYKNKHAYREIAKFSTWIYTIAGNLARSELRKRKRRKTYTMSDLSFDDNEFTPVDPGKDTEGIVFNSYAGEEIMRAIYALPEPFKTIVILRDIQELSYEDISTILDIPMGTVKSRVNRARLKLQETLSYLKE; from the coding sequence ATGAGTGAAAAGCCAATAAAAACAGACGAGCAACTTATTGCAGAGTTTCAAGCTGGGAATGAGAATGCCTTTGTCGAGTTAGTTGATCGTTATAAGGATCGTCTGGTAAACTTTGTATATCGATTTCTCCATGATATGACTGATGCAGAAGACATGGTTCAGGAAACATTTTTAAAAGTTTACAAGAATAAACATGCCTACCGTGAAATCGCAAAATTCTCTACATGGATCTATACAATAGCTGGAAATCTGGCCCGCTCTGAACTAAGAAAACGTAAACGTCGTAAAACTTATACGATGTCAGATCTGTCCTTTGATGACAATGAATTTACCCCCGTTGATCCTGGCAAGGACACAGAAGGTATTGTTTTTAATAGTTATGCTGGGGAAGAAATAATGAGGGCTATTTATGCGCTCCCAGAGCCATTTAAAACCATAGTAATTTTACGAGATATTCAGGAACTTTCTTACGAAGACATCAGTACAATACTCGACATCCCAATGGGCACTGTCAAATCGCGTGTCAATAGAGCACGTTTGAAATTACAGGAAACATTGAGCTACCTAAAGGAGTAA
- the pgeF gene encoding peptidoglycan editing factor PgeF produces the protein MSPHPFKGLNMSTSRGDSEANVAANRQLFFKEFGINPAQLAEPLQIGRDGVKIIDQPGEYASQDALITAQPGVYLRVLTADCSPILIWSDKDLLVAAVHSGWQGSELDILGKTLKKMHTEMGAELESLYLVIGPGLSQDNFEVGPEFSDKFPAEFLIPLQGRNRYLFDNNAYLRDTAIRLGVPAHHIETLPYCSYKEDSLFYSHRRDAGTTGRMMSVIGINQ, from the coding sequence GTGAGCCCACACCCTTTCAAAGGATTGAATATGTCCACATCCCGTGGTGATAGCGAAGCCAACGTTGCTGCAAATAGACAATTGTTTTTTAAGGAGTTCGGAATCAACCCAGCACAACTTGCTGAACCCCTTCAGATAGGTAGGGACGGAGTTAAAATTATTGATCAGCCTGGCGAATATGCCAGTCAAGATGCTCTCATTACTGCTCAACCAGGCGTTTATCTACGGGTCCTCACAGCGGATTGCTCACCCATTCTTATATGGTCTGATAAAGACCTTCTTGTCGCAGCAGTGCATTCTGGATGGCAGGGCTCTGAACTTGATATTCTGGGGAAAACATTGAAGAAAATGCACACTGAAATGGGGGCCGAATTGGAATCCCTCTACCTGGTTATTGGACCAGGATTGTCTCAGGACAATTTTGAAGTGGGTCCGGAATTCAGTGATAAATTTCCTGCAGAATTTTTAATACCTTTACAAGGTAGGAATAGATATTTGTTCGATAACAATGCCTACTTGAGAGACACAGCCATTCGATTGGGTGTACCAGCCCATCACATTGAGACATTACCTTACTGTAGTTATAAAGAGGATAGCCTCTTTTACTCCCATCGTCGCGATGCTGGAACCACCGGAAGAATGATGTCAGTAATAGGAATAAACCAATGA
- a CDS encoding sensor domain-containing diguanylate cyclase has protein sequence MALTDIDLANIDAKPFFKSQIRHLLNILYRIYPDANVYLFVKNDGPEFDLQDLPTNKAHLFESIPSDVPAIVEMTATKEITSKFILNQENAAMFSTEPADWAEYSVLSPLGEPESIDGFLLSIFPAEFDRDMINLEVFDEVAASITSNSITSNLLESYKDRSDHLSIMLEVNTHLNVAATKTDFLFEITRFGKYFLNFDRAVLVLHPENTPEYFMIDSIEGDETGLQQGMSYPVYNSLVSKTILTGHHFIYKQSSDAAPEGIYRTGDFEEYPYSQVIGFPLVKVKNGPGVLVLESSKEYPVKQSEMGIFEMISQSLGAALTRFSLYERLNNYATIDTLTHLYNIRALKQRFEEELARAGRYQNSLVVLFLDLDKFKLVNDTYGHLVGDFVLKEISQIIRDSIRTSDIPGRYGGEEFVVIMVNADASACMASAKRICTAVREHQFEMNETNIENRISIGLSEFPRDGETMQDLIQSADAAMYTAKRRGGDQVVKYEKGMVPKSRA, from the coding sequence ATGGCGCTCACAGATATTGATTTAGCGAATATAGATGCGAAGCCATTCTTTAAGTCCCAAATCCGCCACCTGCTCAATATACTCTACCGCATTTATCCAGATGCAAATGTCTATTTGTTCGTAAAGAACGATGGACCTGAATTTGATCTTCAGGATCTACCTACTAACAAAGCCCACTTGTTCGAGTCTATACCTTCTGATGTCCCAGCCATTGTGGAGATGACGGCCACAAAAGAAATTACTAGTAAGTTTATTCTCAATCAGGAAAATGCCGCCATGTTTTCAACTGAGCCAGCGGATTGGGCAGAATACTCAGTTCTATCCCCCCTGGGTGAGCCCGAAAGTATAGATGGATTTTTACTTTCCATTTTCCCAGCAGAATTTGATCGAGATATGATTAACCTGGAGGTCTTCGACGAAGTGGCCGCTAGCATCACCAGTAACTCGATTACATCAAATCTGTTGGAGAGTTACAAGGACCGATCAGATCACCTATCTATCATGCTTGAAGTAAACACCCATCTAAATGTGGCAGCGACTAAGACAGATTTTTTGTTTGAGATAACTCGGTTTGGAAAATATTTTCTTAATTTTGATCGAGCTGTGCTCGTCCTCCATCCAGAAAATACACCCGAATATTTCATGATAGATTCAATTGAAGGAGATGAGACAGGCTTACAACAGGGGATGAGTTATCCTGTTTACAATTCCCTCGTGAGTAAAACTATTCTCACCGGCCACCACTTCATTTATAAGCAAAGTAGCGATGCGGCTCCAGAAGGCATATACAGAACTGGAGATTTTGAGGAATACCCATATAGTCAGGTGATTGGCTTTCCCCTGGTGAAAGTTAAAAATGGACCAGGTGTGCTGGTTCTCGAGTCATCGAAAGAATATCCAGTCAAGCAGAGCGAAATGGGTATCTTCGAGATGATCAGTCAGAGTCTGGGGGCTGCACTGACTCGCTTTAGCCTGTACGAGCGCCTCAATAACTATGCGACAATTGATACACTGACCCATCTCTACAATATCCGAGCTTTAAAACAACGCTTCGAGGAAGAATTGGCCCGTGCCGGTCGCTATCAAAATTCTTTGGTTGTCTTATTCCTGGATCTGGACAAATTCAAATTGGTCAATGATACCTATGGACATCTCGTTGGTGATTTCGTTCTCAAAGAAATTTCACAAATTATACGAGATTCAATTCGTACCAGTGATATCCCTGGCCGTTATGGTGGCGAGGAGTTTGTAGTTATTATGGTGAATGCTGACGCATCCGCCTGTATGGCCAGTGCCAAAAGAATTTGTACAGCTGTTCGTGAACACCAATTCGAAATGAACGAAACAAATATTGAAAATAGAATCAGTATTGGCCTTTCAGAGTTCCCACGAGACGGCGAAACCATGCAGGATTTAATCCAGTCAGCTGATGCTGCCATGTACACAGCCAAGCGTCGAGGCGGAGATCAAGTTGTCAAATACGAGAAAGGTATGGTGCCAAAATCACGCGCTTGA
- a CDS encoding Na+/H+ antiporter NhaC family protein: MKPGKLILSLVSIFIVFGEPASAQTIDLPPIILSNVPFEINWEGFTEASPEHPVIIRDLSGSSFKITSAMGEADVKIQGSTVLEYALNDGGIERQDVSSIPGWLSLLPPLLAIVLALLTKEMLISLFAGIWVGVTIMMSYNPIKGFLSSLDGYIVNNLADSGHATILLFTFGFGGLIGIVQRNGGLAGIVAIAAKFAKTRIRGQVATASMGLFIFFDDYANSLLVGNTMRPFTDKLRISREKLSYIVDSTAAPVASIGIISTWIVFAMSLLDGQLQILGIHTNAYLIFLLSIPFSYYAVLAIIFVFMNALSNREFGPMYEAEKRAITTGEILRPGAHPLSDDSLLRNAMPEGIPHRWYNAVIPVFIVIVMTMVGMVITGMPGTFSDNQSFLQKILVIMDNTNSSQALLWGSYIATFVAIAMAMGQKLLTLRAALESWFEGARTMFLAVIILILAWSLGNVCTDIHTADFIVHYTRDFISPGVLPALTFIIAALISFATGTSYGTMSILIPLIVPLSVQLTGDVHNVMFWATFSAIISGATFGDHCSPISDTTILSSLASGADNVDHVQTQLPYALVVGGVAILFGFLPIGLIPGAGYLTGIILYAFSITALFLILKFYGKLLPAEPSELKGVESL; the protein is encoded by the coding sequence TTGAAACCGGGTAAGCTGATTCTCAGTCTCGTTTCTATCTTTATTGTTTTTGGCGAACCTGCATCTGCCCAAACGATTGATCTGCCCCCAATCATTTTATCAAATGTACCTTTTGAAATCAATTGGGAAGGCTTTACCGAAGCCAGCCCTGAGCATCCCGTTATCATCAGGGATCTTTCAGGAAGCTCTTTTAAGATCACCAGTGCCATGGGTGAAGCAGATGTAAAAATTCAGGGAAGTACGGTTCTGGAATACGCTCTTAATGATGGTGGCATTGAGAGGCAGGACGTATCGTCAATTCCTGGCTGGTTGAGTCTATTGCCCCCACTCTTGGCCATTGTCCTGGCCCTGTTAACCAAAGAAATGCTGATCTCACTGTTCGCCGGTATCTGGGTAGGTGTGACTATTATGATGAGCTACAATCCCATCAAAGGCTTTCTAAGCTCTCTAGATGGGTATATCGTCAATAATCTTGCCGACTCTGGTCACGCGACGATTTTACTTTTCACCTTTGGCTTTGGCGGACTTATTGGAATTGTCCAACGCAACGGAGGCCTGGCTGGCATTGTGGCTATCGCAGCAAAATTTGCCAAGACCAGAATCCGTGGCCAGGTCGCCACCGCTTCAATGGGATTGTTCATCTTTTTTGATGACTATGCCAACAGTCTTCTTGTGGGAAATACCATGAGACCCTTTACCGACAAACTGCGTATCAGCCGAGAAAAATTAAGCTACATTGTCGATTCCACAGCAGCACCGGTGGCCAGTATTGGCATAATTAGTACCTGGATTGTTTTCGCCATGTCCCTCTTGGATGGTCAGCTGCAAATCTTGGGTATTCATACAAATGCTTATCTTATCTTTTTATTGTCTATCCCCTTCAGCTATTATGCAGTCCTGGCCATCATATTCGTCTTCATGAACGCGCTCTCCAATCGAGAGTTTGGTCCCATGTACGAAGCTGAAAAACGGGCCATTACAACTGGAGAAATTTTACGTCCTGGAGCACATCCGCTTTCAGATGATTCACTGCTAAGGAATGCCATGCCTGAGGGTATTCCGCATCGTTGGTACAATGCAGTTATCCCAGTCTTCATCGTCATTGTGATGACCATGGTTGGCATGGTAATAACAGGTATGCCTGGTACATTTTCGGATAATCAAAGCTTCCTGCAAAAGATCCTGGTAATCATGGACAACACAAATTCAAGTCAGGCCCTGTTGTGGGGCAGCTACATCGCAACCTTTGTAGCTATTGCAATGGCCATGGGACAAAAGCTTCTCACCTTGAGGGCAGCTTTGGAAAGCTGGTTTGAGGGGGCAAGAACCATGTTTCTGGCCGTTATAATCCTTATCCTGGCCTGGAGCCTGGGTAACGTGTGTACTGATATTCACACCGCCGATTTTATTGTTCACTACACACGTGACTTTATTTCCCCTGGAGTACTTCCTGCCCTCACTTTTATTATTGCGGCTTTGATTAGTTTTGCAACGGGCACATCCTATGGAACCATGTCCATACTGATTCCTCTCATTGTGCCTTTATCTGTACAATTGACTGGGGATGTTCATAACGTGATGTTCTGGGCCACATTTTCTGCCATCATTAGTGGGGCAACCTTTGGGGACCATTGTTCACCGATTTCTGATACAACCATCCTCTCATCCCTGGCAAGTGGTGCAGACAATGTTGACCACGTTCAAACTCAACTTCCATATGCTCTTGTTGTGGGTGGCGTAGCCATTTTATTTGGCTTTCTCCCAATTGGTTTAATCCCAGGTGCAGGTTATTTGACCGGTATCATCCTTTATGCCTTCAGCATAACGGCACTGTTTCTCATACTAAAATTCTATGGTAAACTCCTTCCTGCCGAACCATCTGAACTTAAAGGAGTTGAAAGCCTTTAG
- a CDS encoding glycosyltransferase family 2 protein: MSLISLVIPVYNEEESLVELYKQIREALEPSTHEFEILFIDDGSQDKSLQIMHELSSQDPRVKTIGFQRNHGKATALNTGFQKCEGDYVITMDADLQDDPNEVLELIAILDSGWDMVSGWKKVRHDPIGKRWPSKLYNFTVSTLSGIPIHDFNCGLKAYTRKVVKNIELYGEMHRYIPVLAKQKGFTCTEKVVSHRARKYGESKYGIKRLFTGYLDLFTVMFLGTYMRKPMHFFGLAGMLLLVLGMAILAFLSFQWFRQYLFGTGQWIGGRPIFYIGMLLSIIGGQFISMGLLGELITSSLHKENPVIRGDD, encoded by the coding sequence TTGAGTTTAATCAGCCTGGTTATTCCCGTTTACAATGAAGAAGAATCACTCGTTGAACTGTATAAGCAAATCAGGGAAGCGCTGGAACCATCAACTCATGAATTTGAGATATTGTTTATTGATGATGGCAGTCAGGACAAATCGCTCCAAATCATGCACGAACTTAGCAGTCAAGACCCCAGAGTAAAAACTATTGGATTTCAGCGAAATCATGGAAAAGCCACGGCTTTAAACACGGGGTTTCAAAAATGTGAAGGTGATTATGTGATTACCATGGATGCTGACCTGCAAGACGATCCAAACGAAGTTCTGGAGCTCATCGCCATCCTCGATTCTGGTTGGGATATGGTGTCCGGTTGGAAAAAAGTCCGTCACGATCCCATTGGAAAGAGGTGGCCCTCCAAACTATATAATTTTACAGTTTCAACCCTCTCGGGTATCCCCATTCACGACTTTAATTGTGGGCTTAAGGCTTATACCCGCAAAGTGGTTAAAAATATTGAACTCTATGGAGAGATGCATCGCTACATTCCAGTTCTGGCAAAGCAAAAAGGTTTCACTTGCACAGAAAAAGTGGTTTCCCACAGGGCTAGAAAATACGGTGAATCCAAATACGGAATAAAACGGCTATTTACCGGGTATCTGGATTTGTTTACAGTCATGTTCCTGGGTACATACATGCGTAAACCCATGCATTTCTTTGGATTGGCAGGAATGTTATTGCTTGTCCTGGGAATGGCGATTCTTGCTTTCCTGAGTTTTCAGTGGTTTCGCCAGTATTTATTCGGGACTGGGCAATGGATTGGAGGTCGTCCAATTTTTTACATTGGCATGCTACTCTCCATTATCGGAGGCCAGTTTATTTCCATGGGGCTCTTGGGTGAGCTCATAACCAGCTCACTCCATAAGGAGAATCCTGTCATCCGCGGTGATGACTGA